DNA from Dioscorea cayenensis subsp. rotundata cultivar TDr96_F1 chromosome 26, TDr96_F1_v2_PseudoChromosome.rev07_lg8_w22 25.fasta, whole genome shotgun sequence:
taaattttatttaatttctatatttatatttgataatattatcaaaattgaattttagatatatatattaagaatcataattaaattaaaaaataaacaaatataaaaataatgttataataatttattctacaaattataagaacatcttaaaaaataagatacttaataaaaaaatcaattggatataaacttatgagaattacttataatgtttttttatattcaaaaatcttactagatatttataaaaatttgaagtatataaaatataaataatagatatatgaaaaaaatttttaaacaaaaatccaagaTGGTTAACgtagaacaaaaacaaaaggtagagttactaTTTGAGTCCCAAATAGACGtcgtttttatgtgattatataatttaagataaacaaatatatatcaactgaatttttgaatttatagacatacgtttaaaaaaattagtaatataatgtataatttatttatttttttattattatttaaatttaattcgataatttaaACAACGAGTAGCTGAGTACTCTGCGTGAGTATCCCGATCTCTGCGAGTGaagtaagggtatgattttttttaccctgaagggtacgggtaagggtacgggtatggggtaggggttacgggtacgggtaagggttttggcataccctacccataccctacccgttgccatccctattatctaatgatatatatatatatatatataggaaatatATAAGGTCGTACGTACGTGTAATCATATATGGTTGGATTGGTGTTAATTACCAGGCATGGACGAATGGGCGAACGTATTCACCGCTGCACAACGTGAAAGTGGGAGGCAGCGAGACCAGATATTCAACTATCATGTTCTCACTGCCAGATGATGACTTTGTGATAGAACCATTGCCTGAGCTTGTGGATGAGAGTCATCCTGCTTTGTTCAGGCCCTATACTTATGGTGAATTTGTTCGCTTCTGCCACTTTGAGGGCAGGGATATAAAGTGCCCGCATGACGCTTTCTGCAGAATAGCACCataactaatattaattaatccTCTTGAGCCTGAGAAGCTCTCGATCTTCGTGTGTTATCTGAGTAGTGGATATAATTATATGATAGTCTCCCTTGGATTgccaattaaaacaaattaacgCATTTGCTGCTGCTGTTTATCTGGTTCGTGCATGCATGTTAATGTTATGGTCTAAAATCCAAGGTCTTGTAAGGTTTCATTTCAATTGAATGAAATCAGATGCGATTGAATGGGGAACACTATGATGCatttataaaatgaaaagaatttGAAAGAGGTGAGGTAGAACTAATTTACCATGTCATTTTGATCATTCATTGGCATTTTTCCTCACCTCTTTCAAATTCCTTGAGGTCATACAGGGCCTTTCACTGACATGGATCATGAAGCTGATAGGTGACctttatgagtatatatatatatgtagaataTATAACTTGTAAGAATACATGAATGTTGGCCAGAAATTAAGTAGTTCAGATTAGAAAAGagcaacaaatgaaaataattctaaaCTAGGCAGTCTGTTTTCAGTTTTGTGTTATATGGTCTAGATATAACTTCTTAACTTATAATCCCATTGCGCAGGGGTTCAGTTTTAGATGGATATGTGTTTGTCTTGTTAAAGTTAAATGCACAAATAAATTTGTTCCAGCTTCTATTTATGaactattgtagcaaatcatttGGCTCATtcagcatcattttttttccccttgCCTTTTTCCAATTTACTTGAGCTATTTTAAGGCCTTTTAGCAACAAGTATCACGGCACTGATAGGTGATGGTGCTGTAAACATATAGATGATGACTTGGAAGGATACACAAAAGCTACAGATTAGGCAAGAGAAAGTGTTTTCTCTAATTTCCATCTGTTTTCAACTTGTTGATCATTTAATGAGCTACCATCAACTATAATTCTGAACTAACCTTTTGGGGCTTGATCCCATAGCAGGGTTTCAGTTTTGATGGATGTATTTTGGTGTAGTTATCTTAATGTAGTCTTAGTAGTCTACTAGCTTGGGACAAAACAGAATATAGTTTCTTAGTACTCTCATCTCTCTCTGCAAGTAAATTTGGTATGTCCTTGAATCAGTAATTAACTGCACCCGCACCCTTTGGAATGGGATATTTACAGAATCcacatgataaataatattctttaaagcgcatttgagaattgaattgaatttaattaatgtTGTTAGCATCTTAACGCTGATTCTGATATCACTAGGCAAATCTAAACTAATTAtaatcttttataatttttttaataaataaaaacattaaccTACAATTTTCGAGCAAGATGAAATTAGAACTGTAAGCGTTTATCCTAGAAGAGGATAAACTACCATTCCCATATTAGGGAGTGGGTTGTAATTTTCGGACAACCTGCGGCTGGTTTGAAGCCGTGTACGAGAAGGTGACACAGGAGCTAAAAGAGAAGCCGTATACAATTGCatgcatccttttttttttggctttaaATTGTGTGGTTTATGCAATGAGACagtgtgtgttttctctaaatTGTTTGTTGAGGTGGAGTAGATGGTGGGAAGGATGGTGTTGGATAGCCTTGGGGTGGAGAAATACTATAATTCTCTGATGAAGACCAACAAGTTCGTTCTTACTTGGTCTATCAGAATATCCGGCTCCCGGCgaggatgaagaaaagaaaaagctgCCTGGGCTGGTGCCGCGTGACCAGACACTCGACTACCCTGTTCTCACAGCCAGTGGATGACAACGTTCCATTGCCTGAGCTTGTGGATGAGAGCCATCCTGTTTTGCTCAGGCCTTACACTTTATGGGCAGGGATACAGAGTGTCTGCTTGACGAGTACTgcagtaattaattaattccctTGAGTCCAAGATCCTCCTCCGACTTGAGATGCTATCTTAGTAGATGGTCCCCCTTGGATTGCCAAGCAAAACAAACGCTTTCTCtgctgtgctgctgctgctgctgctgctgctgctgcggcTTTACTTGGTTCATGTTATAGTCTAAACTCCAAGGTCTTGTGAGGTTTCATTTCAATTGAATCAATCCCAATGCGGTTGAATTCACAAAAAACAACTGAGTGGGAAACAATATGTATGATGCATTtatccaacaaaataaaatgaacagCATTTGCAACACTATGTCAGCCAATCTTTGAACAAACTAGGGCCATATATTCATCCTTATTAGCTCTAAGAACCAAATGAAAGCTTAAGGAGGAAAGTAGTATTACATGATTAAATCCAAGATTTGACTTTGGAAAATGCTAAGCATGGAAGTGGATTCAGAAAAAGGTAACAGAGGCGATAGCCTTCCTCATGCATCTTTCTCTCCTTGGATACTTGGTTCAACTGCAGGTATTGCTGGTGTTGTGTCTACTAGGCCACTATGATGACCACCTTAAATCCATCCatacagaaaaacaaaaaaagtagaCAAGTTATCCAACATCAGGGACAGAACTAGGTGAAATTTGGTTGATTGTAATTGTATTACCTGAATTCTTTTGGATAGACAAGCCCAAGTCTTTTCTAATTTCTGTAGCCTGGCCAACTGCTTTAGTATAACCGACGTGTGATGGCACACCAGAAGAAGGGGAGTAATTGGTAGACCATGATCCACCCTTTGACCCAGCCAGAGCCAATATCACGTCTGCCTGTTAGCAACCAAAGAAGCGAGCAAATAAACAGCAATGCCATTTTTATGCGAAGTTGAGAAAGATGCATAAAACCAGTGCAGAATTAAGATCcgttattgttatttattacaaaaacaGCATGGTAAAAGTCATTGTGCATATGAACATCATAAGCAAATGATCACATATATGACAGAAGAATCTACTACATGTGCGAACAAGAGTTCcctatatctaaaaaaaatgcaatacaaGCACAACCATACATCATGGTTAGCAGCATTCTTTCATAAGAGATTTAACTTTCTCAGAAACAATAGTAAGAATGTTTAAGGAAAAGCTAACACAAATCCATCCAAAAGCTATGAATGATGAGTTGTGTTTCAATAATTTAAGGGTATcgaaaaattatataagagtCATATTCTATCTTAAGAAGCATCAATCTGACAGGTCTCCTTATTTCATAGATTGAATAAGAgacaaaggaaaaaataataatgatagtaATAATGGATCGAGCTCACCTTGTGCGGATGAACATCATCAAAAACATGTGCTAGGCCATCATAAAATATGGTCATTTGCCGACAAACGGATGATAATTTATGGCAACTGCAAACATTAAACAGAAGGTTCACTAGCATTAATCCATCCATGCAGTTACTAGAGAAAATTTGAAAGCTTTGAGAAACAAGCTAACACAAGGCTATAAGAGAAGCAGAATAATCTTTTACCTGGGTTTGGACAAACCTGGTTCTATCACCAGGGGGGAAGGCTTGGGACTATGGCTACATGGCAAGGCTATGTTTGAGTCTCTCCCACCAACTCCCAAATCAGGGCTAGCAAGTTTCAAAGACTCACAATCTTTAATGCGAGTTCTAGACCCTTCATCTGCCACAACTTTTGAGATAATTGTAGGTCCTGTAGTAGCATCCCTGCAAACATATGAAGGAGGAGGATTGTCTACGTGATTGCTATTTACGGTTAAGCATGAATAGTAGTTCACAATTTGCCTAGGATTTGTGATCACTGATCTTTCCCACCTGAGCGTAAGTGAATTTGTCCCAACACCGATAGAAGGATGGGGTATAAGAGAAGTTGGCCTCGGCGGTCGCATAGAGAATGTTGTTTCTTTAACATCATGTGATCTTTTAGGTGACCCCATAACAAAGTCTTTCCCGAGAATCTAAAcattatatcaaaatatttttggataaaatatGCAAGAAACCAAAACTGATTCATTAAGCAAAATTAGGAGTTCAAAAGGATATAAACAACATGTACTTTCACGAGACGTGGACTATCAAGGGAATTGGAGACAGCAGGGAGTATTTGATCACTGTTCATACCCATATAAGCTGGGCTTctgcttctctttcttcctgAGAATGAAATGCTTCTTAGTGTCTTCCTACATTGAATGATAAAGAAGAACACATGTAGTTTCTTTTACTTAGTAGAGATACAGAAAAAGTGATGAAAACTTTTACAACAGAAATTCCTTTAGGATATATTCTAAACTTCATTTTGACAATAATGAGAAAAGAACTTGTGGTTAGTGGAGATGGTACAGGGTAGACATGCACATATATGGGGGTGATCAAAATAGGCTAGACAGATAACAGGGAACAACATGGAGTACCAGTAGTTGGCAGGCCAAGTGAACTCTGAAGAGTATAAACAGAGCAATGTCCAAAACAAGAGCAgggaaaacattaaaataataataataataataataatgtgaacTCTTATAACCGACCTACAAACCCACAGATAATGTATATGTACTTAATCAGATTAACTAGTTTTCAGCCATAATATTAAAATCACATGcttgagaaaaaataaataaataaggtgaCCTAAAAAACCAAGAGATTGATAGATAAGAAATTCTCCATGTATTATATTACACAATCATACTAAAAAgtttttaaaccctaaaacccatCATATGGAGAGCGATATCAGGAACAACAGAAAAAGGCGGAATCTTTATCAACAGATCAACAGTAACAACAcgaacaaaattatttataagaagaagaaacctGAGGCCGGATCAGAGCAGTGGAGCACCAAGCCATAGCCACCGGCAGCGCCACCAACTTCAGAACCCCTGTTGTCCCTCCTCTCCTTCTCCCATTCAGCAGAAACAACAGATGGATCAGGAGACTCACCGCATCTCATCCCTAAGAAATCAAAAAACATGGGCTTATCCTTGTCACTGGCCATCATCAGAACCCGCCATTATCTCCGTTCAAAATGCCACCTTTTTCTCCATAAATGAGAAGTATTTCCAAATAGCCAGCGAGAGCTTGCTAATTGTCTCTCAGAGAGACTAAGAGACAGAGAGTGTGATGTGGCTTTATAGATGGAAAAGTAgcatctttgtttgttttgtttcttgtgagCAGATTTCTAgatttatataatgtatatatatatatattgatgcgTTTGCAATATGATGATgagtagaaaagaaaagaaaacattaaataaagcATGATGATATCAATAACAACATTAGACTTTTTTAACACCAAAATCTAAAATGCATAGAATCTCAATTTCAATTGTACATCAAACTTTCTTGGCTTGCATGATTGTACCTTAAACCAGTAATAAGACGGATATAGTTCTTGTTTACTAGGATTCCACTTTGCCCGGATTAGATTATAATCATACATCTCCATTACACGCTGAAAAGACATTCCCAAGTGTGGGCCTATGTTTTGTTAAAGAATCAACAAGCAATTATTAAGaataataaaccaaacaaccagAACCACCCAAAAAGATGGCTCTGTGAACTGATCATTAATACATAAAGCCACGCATGCATGAGCTGCTCAATTTGATTCTTTCAAGGAAATATATATGTACAGGAAATTTAGTTTGCAAATAAAAGACAAGCCAAATAAATGTGCATACAGAAAGGAAGAACATGGTTAGCACATATGACCCAACAAGGAGATGGCACTTGTGATGTTTAATAGATGTGATAACCAAGGTGACAGAAGGCTTGTCCTACAAAAACAGGCAGAACATTTCAGACCCACTAGAACATGACGCTTCTCCAAAAGGTATATAGACAAAACTATATAgcggcttcttcttcttcttcttcttcttctttcaagTGATTCATTTCCAGAGCTTGACAAACGTATCATGACTTGCAGATGCTATTAAACCAGTCACGTTAGATACTGCCATGGATGCAATAAGTCTTTCATGAGCTGCAATACTCCTCGTCTTGTTCTCGGTCATGTCCCAAAGTTCAATAGACTGTGCAAATTCATGTAGATTTCGTAATTTGATATCCAAGCTTAAAAGAATTCAGAAATAATGGCACTTCCCAACTACTACCAGTGTACGAATGAGATAATAAACAGCTATCCTTATCTTTATGTTTGGTCACTGATACGCATCAGAAAAGGACAGCAAACAACataagtaaaaatatttaaatacttaGAAAATGTTGCACCGCTGAAAAGCATATTACTTCAAGCAAGTTTAAACGGAATAGGTTCCAATACTTATTAATCTCATGGGTAAAGAAGAGAAATGCAAAGGAAAtacaatatacatataaataaagcAGTAGATTGACAGAGAAAGCTACTGCTAGTGCCTGTTACAAGGCCTGAAAACCTGGCTATGCTAAACCTGACTATGCAAATGTGCTCGAAGGCGCTTTAAATTGGACTAATGAAATTTCGGAATCACTATAAAAGGTTTCATAAGAaagttaacatttttttttattagttcttTGAAAACGGTGAGTGAAAACTAAAGGTAATTAAATATTAGACGGAAGAACTTGCCTGATAAGCGCCAATAACCAACAAAGATGGATAGTTGGGGTGGAAAACGCATGAGTGGAACTTGTTCCCATAGCAGCTCAACTCATGCACACAGTCACCTTCGCTACCTGATCCAACCGACCAAACCTTGACCGAGTCCTCGCTAACAGATGCTACATACTCGCCCGATGGATCCCAACACACAGAATCAACAGTTTTTGCATGTCCCTACGAATGAGAAATGATTGGAAAAAGTTACTAAGTAActcaaaagaagaggaaagggTCACAAAGCAATTCATGACCATATAGTTGGAGAATCCAATGAAACATCCATCAAAAGTGGTTAAAAAGGGGGATCCATCATTTGCGTTATAATGTCAATAATTCCAAAAGCATGTCATACCATGTTTTAACTTTGGTAACTTTGGCTTCTATTGGTTTATTATTCCTAGAATGTTAGACTGAAGCGGATCATACTGGAAATTTATAAGTGGTTCATAAGGAAAGGACCACAAGATCAGTTACCTTCAAAGACTGACGAATAGCCAGAGACTCCACATCTAGGATTGATACTGTGTTCTCAGAAGCAGCTGCAAGATATCTACCCATATGAGGTTGAAATCTCATTTGGGTTGTGCCACCTTCCACAGTCTACAGAGATATTAAAAAAGGTAGAACACAAGTAAGAAACAGCATAACGAAAAGACATGCGCCACAAAGAGTTCATCTCAGCAATCAGTGAGAGGTCCTTTTGAAATCAGAATAATGTCAAGGCTCAAGTATCAAGAAAAGCCTGCCAGAATGAAGCACAGAAATGATTACAAGGAGAAAATGCATATACCTTAAAGACTTCTGCACAACTGCCATTATTTATGCTCCAATAGCGTATTTCCCCGTCCTTATCACAAGAGCAAATAAAATCTTCCTTGATTGGGTGAAAATCTAGAGACATGACAGCTGCAGGGTGCCCCGTAAAAGTGCGAAGGGAATAGCCTGGCTGTAGATAGaataatcaaatcatattcaTTCAAAGAGTCGAACTTGAAAGACAGATGATAATAGAAGGCAAATCATAAATCaccacaaaaatgaaaacaaaccaGTGCAATTTTGAAAGGCCACAGAACCATAAAGATTTGACTTTTATTTACGTCTAATAACGTAAAAGTTGGGCTTTGTGGTTTTGATAATTCTTTCAAAGATTTCAACTTTCATGTACTTCAAATCCTTCCaaaccatattatttattacaaaTGCAGTCAACACCCACATAGTGTAGAAGCTTTTTGACTgggataaaataaataaaacaactagAAGTATTAGCAAAAAATATCGGTGAATGAGTGGTGACTTACATTTTCAGCATCCCAAACTCTAACAGTTTTATCAAATGAAGATGTAGCCAACCGTGGCATGCTTGGGCTAAACCGCACATCAGTAATCAAAAAAGAATGTTCCTCCAATGTCAATTTCAACTTTAAAGTATCAGTGTACCACAAGCATGCCTGCAATGGTAGATCAACCGGCAAACGGTGTGAAATTCACTCCAGCTCTGATGGATGAGCACTATCACACAGAAATATAAAAAAGCAATTATAATAAGTGTTTCATCGATTTATAATTTCAACCTTTTTATCATGCCCCCCTGTAGCTAATAGCTTTCCATCTGATGAGAAGTGGCAACAGATAACTTTATTTGTACTGGCCCGTGCAGAAGCAATCTCAGCAAATGTAAATCCTGCTAAAGCAAATtaagaaatatcaaataaaaagtaaCCACTCTAAAATagaaagcaaaacaaagatTATATATGGTTATTCTCGATCACACGTAGATGGTGAAAAATccttaaaagaaaattagatgACAAAGCAAGCAAACCTTTGGTAACATCCATACTTCGCCCTATCGCATCCCTTGGATCTGAGTCATCTTGGGATAAAAATGATTCCACGTTATCATCCAAGGCACCATCGTCCACAAACCGATCTATGTCAACCTGTAAGACATGTTTGTTATCACCCCGCTGCCAAAATGGAGTGCCAATGAGAATTCATGCAATCAGCAGTCAGGCCCCAACTTTAAAGCTATATTGCTACCCTTTGCTGAAGAAACAGACAACTATAGAACAGCTTCTTGCATACTCACCAACTGGTTTGTGCCATCAGACGGAAACACAAGTAAAGGCTTGGAAGAACTACCATTATGTTGCAATGAAGGCATATCTCCAGGTGTGTGGGTAGAGGGGGTTGAGGGTGCTGAACTTGGTGAGGGTCCAGTAGTATTTGCAGTACCTGAACTATTGGCAGGGCCTGAGGATGAAACAGGCTGCTTCCGCTTGCGTCCACCTTGATTTTTTGGAGCCTGGAAACACATAATGCATGGTGAAACTATTGAAAGATAATCATGACATCAACAAGGAAAAACTAGGATTTATCTAATTGATACTTAAAAGTATATTTCCAATCCAATTAGAGATCAATAGTTTCCTCAAATGAATGTTCACTAAAGAAATTTTAGCTGTGAGTGATGCAAAGATCAGGTGA
Protein-coding regions in this window:
- the LOC120253112 gene encoding protein TIFY 8-like isoform X1, which encodes MMASDKDKPMFFDFLGMRCGESPDPSVVSAEWEKERRDNRGSEVGGAAGGYGLVLHCSDPASGRKRSRSPAYMGMNSDQILPAVSNSLDSPRLVKILGKDFVMGSPKRSHDVKETTFSMRPPRPTSLIPHPSIGVGTNSLTLRDATTGPTIISKVVADEGSRTRIKDCESLKLASPDLGVGGRDSNIALPCSHSPKPSPLVIEPGLSKPSCHKLSSVCRQMTIFYDGLAHVFDDVHPHKADVILALAGSKGGSWSTNYSPSSGVPSHVGYTKAVGQATEIRKDLGLSIQKNSGGHHSGLVDTTPAIPAVEPSIQGEKDA
- the LOC120253112 gene encoding uncharacterized protein LOC120253112 isoform X2; the protein is MGMNSDQILPAVSNSLDSPRLVKILGKDFVMGSPKRSHDVKETTFSMRPPRPTSLIPHPSIGVGTNSLTLRDATTGPTIISKVVADEGSRTRIKDCESLKLASPDLGVGGRDSNIALPCSHSPKPSPLVIEPGLSKPSCHKLSSVCRQMTIFYDGLAHVFDDVHPHKADVILALAGSKGGSWSTNYSPSSGVPSHVGYTKAVGQATEIRKDLGLSIQKNSGGHHSGLVDTTPAIPAVEPSIQGEKDA